In one window of Zingiber officinale cultivar Zhangliang chromosome 11A, Zo_v1.1, whole genome shotgun sequence DNA:
- the LOC122032899 gene encoding IQ domain-containing protein IQM2-like, whose product MGVPFSFPVAGYGAMFGGLQALRSLCSNARSTLYSIRMTQGSLSLNEGETDYSSVEPDKSKEPQDDPKSTRITHLRKRSRESILIEPGNPKHEAAVKLQKVYKSFRTRRQLADCAVLVEQRWWKLLDFAMLRRSSVSFFVIEKQESAVSRWSRAKCRAAKVGKGLSKDEKAQKLALQHWLEAIDPRHRYGHNLQFYYDRWLQCESMQPFFYWLDVGEGKEVNLEQQCTRSKLLQQCIKYLGPQEREAYEVIIEDGKFMHRQSKQVLDTSDGPKGAKWIFVLSTSKKLYVGQKKKGTFQHSSFLAGGATSAAGQLVVENGVLRVVWPHSGHYRPTQKNFEEFMIFLQDNNVDITNVKKNPTEEDGDDYSRLRNNRSELNLVEVNASVSLETTVGFSHAVSGKSISNAVAKVSSFEPLNNTSQADPKLRAEGKLLEESLEEESEEVAEEYGARAIEENETLENSSHTDKLYIKGDEENSIPSEMILRRIHSKRSIESYQLGKKLSCRWTTGAGPRIGCVRDYPSELQFRALEQLNLSPRSPMKSRSNSPRLSKCHRPVTDAANT is encoded by the exons ATGGGGGTGCCATTCTCCTTCCCTGTTGCTGGCTACGGTGCCATGTTCGGTGGCTTACAGGCTCTCCGCAGTTTATGCAGCAATGCCAGATCAACTCTGTACTCCATCAGAATGACCCAAGGATCACTTAGCCTCAATGAAGGGGAGACGGATTATTCTTCCGTAGAGCCAGACAAATCCAAAGAGCCCCAAGACGATCCAAAAAGTACGAGGATTACTCATTTGAGGAAGAGGTCCCGGGAATCCATCTTGATTGAACCAGGCAACCCCAAGCATGAGGCTGCCGTCAAGTTGCAGAAGGTCTATAAAAGCTTTCGGACAAGGAGGCAGCTCGCAGACTGCGCCGTCCTTGTGGAGCAACGCTG GTGGAAATTGTTAGATTTCGCGATGCTCAGACGTAGTTCAGTGTCATTTTTCGTCATCGAGAAACAAGAATCAGCTGTTTCACGATGGTCTAGGGCGAAATGCAGAGCTGCTAAG GTAGGAAAGGGTTTATCGAAGGATGAGAAAGCTCAGAAACTTGCTTTGCAGCACTGGCTTGAGGCA ATTGATCCTCGGCACCGGTACGGTCACAATCTCCAATTCTACTATGATCGTTGGCTTCAGTGCGAGAGCATGCAACCCTTCTTCTACTG GCTTGATGTTGGAGAAGGAAAGGAAGTCAACCTCGAGCAACAATGCACTCGATCAAAGCTTTTACAACAATGCATCAAGTATCTTGGCCCC CAAGAAAGGGAAGCCTACGAAGTCATAATCGAAGATGGAAAATTCATGCATAGACAGAGCAAGCAAGTCCTAGACACATCTGATGGTCCAAAAGGTGCTAAGTGGATTTTTGTCTTGAGCACATCAAAGAAATTGTATGTCGGACAG AAGAAAAAGGGAACATTTCAACACTCTAGTTTTCTTGCTGGAGGAGCAACTTCTGCTGCTGGTCAATTAGTAGTAGAAAATGGAGTTCTGAGG GTTGTGTGGCCTCATAGCGGGCATTACCGCCCAACCCAAAAGAACTTCGAGGAATTCATGATCTTTCTTCAGGATAACAATGTGGATATCACGAATGTTAAA AAAAATCCAACTGAAGAGGATGGTGATGATTACAGTAGACTGAGAAACAACAGGTCGGAACTAAACTTGGTTGAAGTAAATGCCTCTGTCAGTCTGGAAACCACAGTTGGTTTTTCTCATGCTGTCAGCGGAAAATCAATCAGCAATGCAGTAGCAAAGGTCTCTTCATTTGAGCCGCTGAACAACACTTCTCAAGCTGATCCTAAGTTGCGGGCTGAAGGAAAACTATTGGAAGAATCACTTGAGGAAGAGAGTGAGGAAGTGGCTGAAGAGTATGGAGCTAGAGCCATAGAGGAGAATGAAACATTGGAGAACTCTTCTCATACTGATAAACTTTACATAAAAGGCGATGAAGAAAACTCCATACCATCAGAAATGATTCTTCGAAGGATACATTCAAAAAGGAGCATCGAATCATATCAGTTGGGCAAGAAGCTCTCTTGCAGATGGACAACCGGTGCCGGACCTCGAATCGGGTGTGTGCGAGACTATCCGTCGGAGCTACAATTCCGAGCCTTGGAGCAACTAAATCTATCGCCAAGAAGTCCTATGAAATCGAGATCTAATTCACCAAGGCTTTCAAAGTGCCATAGGCCAGTGACAGATGCAGCAAACACATAA